The Haloarcula sp. DT43 DNA window CGGTAAAGAACACTCTGTAGGTGCATGGCCAACGTCATTCTTGGTATCCTATCTTGGTTGCAGGAATGGTCCGCTGTTATCTCTGGCATAGGTACACTCATACTCACATCCTTTCTGGTGATCTTGTACTATCGCCAGAATTCGATACAGGAAGATCAACAAGACCTTCTAAGACGTGAGCTTAACCGAGAGGTTCGGCAAGAGCACTCAGAAACTCTGAAGAAACGAATCCGTGCTTGGCATGGAGATATGGATGAGGTTAGTGTGCCCGAGACAGGGTGGTTCTCTGATGAAACTAATCTTCCGAAGGTTCAAGCTGCGACTGTAGACCCCGCTCCACCGATTATTCAGGTTGTTGGTGAAGATCCAGAATTTCGCGTGGTTCCTGAAGCAATTGAGGATGATCGGTATCTGCAGGATCTTCTGAATAACCATGCATCCGACCTCTATAAACTGAAAGAAGAAATTGAGAGCCAGTATTCTGATTTCGTCAAGGCAAAAGAGGCCTTCGTCACGGCGTACCCTGAAGCGACAGCTATCGAGACAGATAACTACGCTATTCGACCGAGATCTGAGTTTGCGAAGTGGGTGTTCGAGCGAGCAGTCATGCTCAATCGCACTCAGATTGCAAGAGAAAAAGAAAAATTGAAAGATGTCGCCGAAAGTCGGATTCGGGGTACGAATTCCGCGAATTCGGAGAAGGCAATGAAGTTCTACAGCCCCACCGGGATAGATGGTGCAGGTCCATCCACCTACGAAGTTGAGATGGCATCTGATAACTTCAAAGAACTTGACGACCACGAAGATGAGATTATCGAAAAAATCGTGAAGATTCATTGGACGGCTATTGATAACATCGGAGATGACGACCTCTATGACCATGCGGTTGAAGCGGCCGATATGCTGGACTCAATGGCGGGGAACGTTGAGGAGCTAAAAGCAAAATTGGTGGAACACGAGGGCCATCCGATCTATCTTGAAGACTGTGAATACTTAGAAGAGGTCACGGTCTGAGGTACAAGAGATCTCGACATTAACTACTCGTCCACCCCTTCATCGATCCCTTGTCGTCAACACCGATGACTAAATTACACCCGCCAATCTAATTATTGAAACTATTATCAGAGTCTTCCCAATACCCTCGTGTTATCCAGCAAACTTATCCGAATTGTGGAAATCAACTAAGTCGCTTCCTTGAATTCCCGTTTTTTCTGAAGTAATCCGCTGAATGTCAACTTCGCCTTCATCTTCTAACTCATGCAGTGCTTCTCTGTAGTCTGATACTGTCGCATCACTGTACTTTCGTTCTTCGGAGCAAACTTCCACGAGTTTAGAGAAAGTAACAATATACTCTTCGAACCGATCTTGGAGGAACTCCTTTGTCTGGTTATTCCCTATCGGTAGCTGTGCTTGATTTCGATTATATTCTGGCTTCTTAGGGGCGTATGCGAACTTACCGGTTCCACAGTAACTCATCACTTCACGCATGGTTTGAAGCCCAGCAGAGCTGTTGGTTCCGAAAACCAAATAGTAGACCGTTTGCGTCGTCTCAGGTTCGGTAATCATGTATTCGAAGGTCTGACTGGGTCCGTTGGCTTCTAACCGATCAGTATAGTATTCCACTAATGGTACCCAGTTTGAAGCGTCATAGCTGTCAATCTTGGATTGCCATTCATCTTCTCCAAAGACTGTATTCAGGGCTTCTTGGTGGTCTTCAGATCCCAAAAATCTGTTCATATCGCGCGACATAAATGTGATAAGAAATTCAAACTGTGGAGTTGAGCCCAATTCAGTGACAACGTCGTAATCCAAGCTCTGGAACCCAAACGGATCGATAAAAAAGAATGTAGGGCAGTCATTCCCGTCTGTGGACTCAATCACGTTCAAAACCGTGTTCTGAAACTCTCCATGCTTACAGTTGACCGAAATGTCTTGATCGTATCCGCTGGTTCTTTCAATATTCTCTTCTAGGATCTCGTAGTTAGTCAGGTCAGCTTCAATGAAAGTACACTCTGCAGAATCGAACTGATCTGACCGCTCAGTGAGTCGATCAAGAATCAACTGTGGCGAACCAGGGAATTCAGCTGGTGTAGATATGTGTTCCAGGCTGAGCGGGTCAGTATCCTCTGTATCAACATATGAACCACGCCCAGCAAAACAATCTACCACCCGGACTTTATTTTGATCTCCGGACTTAAGATTATATGTCGTGAGTTTGTTTGTCCAAGGCTTGAGGTATTTCCGGAGGACTTCGTGCTTGGCAGCAGTGTGCGAGCGGTAGACCCACTTCCTATCATCATCGTCATCCAGAGGCATAGACAATTATGATTACATTATTACTTTGTACCATTTTATTCTGCCGGCACCTAGAAAGTCTGAAACGGAAGAGTGGCTGTAAATCCTGGAACTGGTGGTGATTTGGCTCAACTCGGTTGAGGGCACTTTGGCGGAGACTTCGACGGCACATCCCGATCCGCAAATTCCTCGGGCGACTGCCGATCTCGCCAAGACTGCAACCACGCTGCTGTCTCTTCGTCGACATGCTTGATCAGTTGCTTGTCGGGCCACAGGTGCACAGGCAGGTCCAACTCCCGTCCAATCTCTTGGACCCACCGTAGATGATTCGTCGCATACTCGACCCACTGCTCACGAGACCGGAGCGCATCCAACTCCTCGGCTAACTCCGTTTCACCAGCATCCCGCGCTGCTTCAACAGTCATCTCGAAGTTCCCACCACGGGGATTGATCGGTTCGTGGAACACCACAGCCGGGTCACATGCAGCGACCCGCTCTAACTGTTCCCGAAGGTCAGCCTTGTCCTGCGTGGGATAGGTCGGACTCATACTGACAAACGTCTGAACGCCATGCTCGTTGAATTCCTTCAGCCCCTTCAACCGCAGCTCCGGTGCTGGAGCACTCGGTTCAATCGCTCCAACTTGCTCAGCGTCCATACACGGAATCGATGAACCAATCGTCACATACTCGCCAGCATCCTGAAAGACATCCAGATCTTGTAGGGCCAGAATCGGGTTCCGCGTCAACACCCGGACATACTCTTCATGGCTTGCGATAGCGTCGACGACATCGCGGGTAATCTTCCCAGCGCGACCGTCCATGTAGCAATCCGTCGAAAAGGACACTCCAACGACGCCCTGCCCACGCTCTGTTTCCCGCCACGTTCGTTTTCGATCCAAATGCCCGTCCAGTCTCTCGCCTAGATCATCCCGATAGAGCACATAGTTCCCCCACTCTTTCTGGCCGTTGTCAACGTCGGCTTCTTCTTTGAGCATGTCCGGCCGCGTCCGAATGTTTGGCGTCGAGGGGACATAGCAGAATTTACAGCCATGCCGACAGCCTGTCGCCACGTTGACAACGTAGTCACACAGATGCTTGCTGTTGAGGCCCGACTCACTGAGAATCGCCTTTGTAGGGTCTTTGCCCGTCCGTACGTCTTCGTGGTCGTCTGTCATATGTTATCTTGTCTTTCTCGTCTACTACTAGATATAACTGTGTGCAACAAATTCTGCGTTCAGTTTCACTTTCACTCCGCGTGGCTGACTTCTAATGGGGTCCAGTATAAAAAAACAGGTAGGAGAGAGACGCATGGAACTCACCTGGGACACCGGCGATAGCTGGTTCGAGCGGACCTACGCCGTCGAACACGCCGGGGAGACGGTCGCTACGTTCGACGACGAGCCAACGCTCGACGAACTTCGTGCACTCTCACGAGACTACGGTGCCCCGACCGAACGACTCGATCTCTGGCAAGCCGGTTTGCTGTGTACCCAGTGCAACGACGAAATCAACGACCGCTTTGCCGCCAACCCACAGGGTGACCTGCTGTGCTGGGACTGTGCCACTGACACCGAGAGCCATGACGAGCAGGGTATCACTGTCAATACTGACCCAACGAAGTCGGTGATGAGCGAGTCCCATCTCCATACCAAGAGCCTCTGCGATCACGTCATCAACGTCGCTACCGGTTGCCGCCACGGCTGTGAATTCTGCTACGTCCCAACCACGCCGGCTATCGATAGTCGTGATGCGATGCTTGCCGAGCAAGCCGACGTTGACGATCCACAAACCGACTGGGGGAGCTATCTACTGTACCGGGACGACCTCCCAGAGCGACTGGGGAACATCCTCGAAGAACGTGACCCCAGCGAGCGCAAGCTGACTGACCGTGGCCGCGGTG harbors:
- a CDS encoding three-Cys-motif partner protein TcmP, which encodes MPLDDDDDRKWVYRSHTAAKHEVLRKYLKPWTNKLTTYNLKSGDQNKVRVVDCFAGRGSYVDTEDTDPLSLEHISTPAEFPGSPQLILDRLTERSDQFDSAECTFIEADLTNYEILEENIERTSGYDQDISVNCKHGEFQNTVLNVIESTDGNDCPTFFFIDPFGFQSLDYDVVTELGSTPQFEFLITFMSRDMNRFLGSEDHQEALNTVFGEDEWQSKIDSYDASNWVPLVEYYTDRLEANGPSQTFEYMITEPETTQTVYYLVFGTNSSAGLQTMREVMSYCGTGKFAYAPKKPEYNRNQAQLPIGNNQTKEFLQDRFEEYIVTFSKLVEVCSEERKYSDATVSDYREALHELEDEGEVDIQRITSEKTGIQGSDLVDFHNSDKFAG
- a CDS encoding SPL family radical SAM protein, encoding MTDDHEDVRTGKDPTKAILSESGLNSKHLCDYVVNVATGCRHGCKFCYVPSTPNIRTRPDMLKEEADVDNGQKEWGNYVLYRDDLGERLDGHLDRKRTWRETERGQGVVGVSFSTDCYMDGRAGKITRDVVDAIASHEEYVRVLTRNPILALQDLDVFQDAGEYVTIGSSIPCMDAEQVGAIEPSAPAPELRLKGLKEFNEHGVQTFVSMSPTYPTQDKADLREQLERVAACDPAVVFHEPINPRGGNFEMTVEAARDAGETELAEELDALRSREQWVEYATNHLRWVQEIGRELDLPVHLWPDKQLIKHVDEETAAWLQSWRDRQSPEEFADRDVPSKSPPKCPQPS